The genomic interval ATATAATCGATTTGGAGGCGTCCCTGGGAATAGAAACATTACACCTCATAGCTCTCTAAACTCCAATATATCCGTTACCGTGGTTTTGGCCCGAGTATGTTTTGTTAAGGTATGCTTGAAGACGGAGTCTTGaacagtacgagtgcaGTGTACTgcagctacagtacctcCAGACAGTCCACTCAAGTGACCCCATACATTGTCATTCTGTTGAATGAAAAGATATGGCTATTACAAGCTGCTACTTTTGCTTATTGCGTGCGTTTCAGAAGATGCAAGATTGGTACTACTTCCCCTCTGGTATCTCTTGCTTGTCTAACAGAGCTCTTGACCCTCGGACAATGTCGATACTGCGTCCTCGGTTCCACGTCCTCGGCTCCGCGTTATAATCGCTCACGCGTCACAATGCATACATACATATTAACCGGACATGCGATTGAAAATTCTTCGACAAGACGAGCATCTATTCCGAGTTGCCACGAGCAGTAGATGAAGGTTCAGCTGCTACTGTAACCACGTCTCATTGCTCGGATACACTGAAGATGGCTCCACCCCGTGTTAAGTTTAATGGGGTGATGAGTGACGTGACGTGTAGCTCGACTTGTGCTGTAGGTAGACGTACAGTAGCGAGATGAGATGGGATGAGATGACTTGGCGATGAGCAAATTATATAGTCTGTCGAGGTCCACCTTCAACCTGCGACGCCAAACACAGCGCCCATCTTGTCACATACTTGCACCCTATACAAATTGGTCTATCTAAACGCCCCCACACCCCTTTCACAGCAAACCGCTCCCAAAGTCAAAGTTTAGGCACGAGTGGTAGGTAGAGTGGAATATAGAGCGTGCGAAACGCGACTCTCCGAACACCACCTCACACAATGCACCACTTTGTACGAGACGAaggtcaccaccaccatggaaATACTCTGCCGGAGTACGAGGAGGGCAACCACGACATTCCCGAGGGCCAGTACACCTCCAACGAGAGCGTGGGCGCGGCCATGTGGACCTACGTGCTGGTCACCATGCTGGCGTTTGGAATCATGTTCCCCATTGGCCTGATAATGGGCCTGGCTCGACACAGATACTTCATTCCCATGCAGATTGTGGCTGCGGCAACGGCGGTCGTGGGAATGGTGTTTGGACTCACCCATGGCGGCCGACGATACTCGCCCAACAATATCGCGCTCATCTGGGGATGGTGCTTGATGGTGCTTGCTGGCATCCAGGTTTTCTTCGCAGTGTTCCTGCAGATCCCGCTGCGAACCCGAGAGGGAGAGCTCGAGGAAAACAGCGTGCTCAGACGATACCCCTTCTTCTACCGGGTGCGAAACGTGCTCTCCAAGTGcctgctggtgctggccTGCTTCCTTCCCATTGCCTCGTGGGTCCAGTTTGgcttcatcttcatcaccatgtTCGGCTGGTGCCACGAGGACCATCTCGGCCAGTGTCTGGCCCACGGAATCATGGGCTCTTCTTTCATCGCCTACGGATGCATTCTCACCAtcatgctgctgttgggAGAGGCCTGGCTGCAGCGACGAAACGTGTCCCAAGAGTTCTACGACTCCACGATCATCATGCTGTGGGGAATCGTCAACACCTTTACCGAGCACAGATGGGGCCAGCCTTGGTCTCATGGAGACTACCAGCACACCTCCATGGGCATCATTTGGTGGTGCGCTGGTCTGGTCGGTATTCTGCTGTCTCGAAAGCGATGGGTTGCTGGCTCTCCCCCCATGCGAAACCACATCCCCTCCATCGTTCTCATGTTCACTGGTTATGCCATGAGTGAGCACGCTCAGCATCTGGAGGTGTCCACCAAGGTCCATGCTTTCTTTGGGTGGGCTCTGATTCTCGCTGGTCTCACCCGAATCATCGAAATCTCCTttgtgctcaaggacggcCCCTCAAAGCTCGCCGTGGCCAAGGCTTGGCAGTTTCTGCCTCCCTTCCTGCTCGTTGAGTCTGGAATTTGTTTCATGGGAGCCAccgaggagcagatggCTTACCTCAATGACGCTGGAATCGACCATTCGTCGTACCTGCTGACCCTGTCGTCGGCAGCCTTCCTCGTCTACTTCCTCTTCCTGTCGCTCATCAtgctctacaagtacctgtcGGGCACCCAGTTGACGAGCCGGGATTCCCACCGGGGTCAGCATGTTCCCCTCgccaccgaggaggaggagcttggcctgaacgacgaggaggccgacaagtttgagattgacgacgaggaggatccCTCTGAGGGCTCGTCGTCAGGACGAAGGGATGATGGCTTTGAGCTGTCGCTTCTGCGAGGTAAATAAtcaaataaatatatagATTTTGGACTTGTTGGGGGAAGGCGCGTTGCTACAAGACATGGGGTACTTGTGATGCTGGGCTACCTTCATAATTGGCGCTGCCAGGGTCGCACTGGGTGTAGGCCTTTGACATATGATACACCCCACCCTGTGCTCTTCCTGCTTATGCCCTAAATGATGTCTTGAGGACGGTATGCCTTTTACTTGGTAATGGAGTTATAGTGAGATCCTGATACATATTGTATCTACGAGGTGtctactactgtagtaggTACTAGTATCTCTTAACCCCATGCATGTTCTTGTGCATTGATGTAAGACACTGGTGAACATGGGAAGCATGGTGGGGTGTCTTACTTGTGATTGGCACGCGCGATTGAGAAGATGCTTGTGAAGATGTTGGAGAGctgtgtacaagtagtataGGTACGGTGCTTTTAGTACCAGTACACGTATTttttgtactgtacttgtacttgtactggtataTGTATGTCCCTCGGTGGAGATCTCAGATACGCGACATCTAGGAATAGTTATGACCCTTGATTTGATGGAGTATACCGCTTGTGCAAGTGCACCAGACTTGTTTCACAAGGATGACATCACCAAATTCTCTCCGGCTTGTATTCTCGTACAAGGTACTAGGAATCAACTACCGGTACTTCCGCTGTCGTTTCCTCGACATAGATAAAACTATTGCCGGCTAATAATGTCCTCCCTTTGAAGCGCCCTCTCGAAACTCTCAAATGCCACCCTGGCTATCGACGGAACATCATTCTTCTAgcagatcacgtgacgggTGGGTCCCGCTGCTGGCCGGGATTCCTCTCACCGGATACATGCCTTCTAATACGCAAGACGGATGTATACGTGGTGATTTTATCTTCTCCTGTGCCGGGCAGATGTACGCCTTGTGAGACTATTTAGAGTGGTAGTGTAAATGGGTTGATACGGTAGACAGTGGAGAGATACCGGCGCGTACAGGGTCGCAAAGAGTGTATTTGTATAGCCCCCATACATACGGCTATAGATTCAGCCCTGCGCAACCTTCTATAGCCGACGTATTACCGTCAAATCCGCCGATCCACCGTTTTTTTCCGTGCAGCAGGTTTTTAGCAGTAGCGAAACGTTCATGCTTTTCTGCAAAACTTTGTGGGCTCTTCCTAAAAATTCCGAGAGTTTAACTGGCACAGACACGACGATTGGCAGCGTTtaggaaaaaaaaaatagaagCCATTCAGGGGAGGCGGTTTGACTCTGTTTGCTACAGTGGCCCGTCTGTGGCGCCGGGCGGGCCGATATTGTGGCCCTAGAGTCCCACTGCCCCACATTAGCGAGAGTTTGACAGGTTCTTTGTGTGTTGATTTAGCCTGGATTTTTAGACCGATGTATATTGGATGGTGTCCAAATGTTACGCTACGTTGAAATTTCAAAAGtttagttttttttttttgatttttttttttgatgcGGGTCGTTCCGAAATCAGTTTGGTggtctctctctctttttttgtatttcGCCAGTATATTACAATTTAATTGTGAAGATTTTTTCACAGCGACGATCCCGTGGCTGGTGAGTGGCGTAGTCTTAACCCCGAAGTGGGGGGTCGTCTAACTCCGGCTATTGCTCTCTCACAGGGCCACACGAGCTGTcactacgagtacatactgtaggcCACCGCAGAGACAGTATGacacaccaccaagaagagcCATGCCAGCCGGAATAAGTAAGGAGCGTCTCTGGGCAACTACGTCATCGCTCACAGCCGACGGAGGTCCGATGGACGCACGCGCACAAGTGACTTTCTTGGCCTTGCACACACTCCACTGAGCCGAAACTCTGCCGTGGAAAAATCCGTCCGGACATGCACAATGCGGAGGGAGTAAACGGAGTGAGCGGAGTAAATAAGTGTAGTTACGCGTAGCTATCAGAATACGTTCTCTCCTGATCTTGGATAAACTCACCGGGGCAAGTACAGTTACGACAGACGAGCCTACCAATGTCAGAGCCAAATAATCTCGGTATACCCCGCTTGTTCCAAGAGCAGGGGGCTTGTACGTGACATAGTGTCTCTTGGGCTGACGTTGGGCGCCTGCCTCATCCTACTCTCCTCCGGGTCGTCTTTGTTCATGCGGGCGGATCTCATTGGGTGTCGAATGTGTTGATTATGCACTGGCGAAACACTGGATCTTTTCGCTCTTGTGCCTTTTTTCCCTTGATTGGCCTCCCTGCGGCGCGGTGTGCGGTGTTTACTGAGCCAAAGTCTGCCCGGTGCA from Yarrowia lipolytica chromosome 1F, complete sequence carries:
- a CDS encoding uncharacterized protein (Compare to YALI0F17798g, similar to Saccharomyces cerevisiae YTP1 (YNL237W); ancestral locus Anc_2.7, weakly similar to uniprot|P53584 Saccharomyces cerevisiae YNL237w YTP1 weak similarity to mitochondrial electron transport proteins); this encodes MHHFVRDEGHHHHGNTLPEYEEGNHDIPEGQYTSNESVGAAMWTYVLVTMLAFGIMFPIGLIMGLARHRYFIPMQIVAAATAVVGMVFGLTHGGRRYSPNNIALIWGWCLMVLAGIQVFFAVFLQIPLRTREGELEENSVLRRYPFFYRVRNVLSKCLLVLACFLPIASWVQFGFIFITMFGWCHEDHLGQCLAHGIMGSSFIAYGCILTIMLLLGEAWLQRRNVSQEFYDSTIIMLWGIVNTFTEHRWGQPWSHGDYQHTSMGIIWWCAGLVGILLSRKRWVAGSPPMRNHIPSIVLMFTGYAMSEHAQHLEVSTKVHAFFGWALILAGLTRIIEISFVLKDGPSKLAVAKAWQFLPPFLLVESGICFMGATEEQMAYLNDAGIDHSSYLLTLSSAAFLVYFLFLSLIMLYKYLSGTQLTSRDSHRGQHVPLATEEEELGLNDEEADKFEIDDEEDPSEGSSSGRRDDGFELSLLRGK